The Thermus brockianus genome window below encodes:
- a CDS encoding GGDEF domain-containing protein, whose amino-acid sequence MQPTLELLDPLNPLRRRMALGLLPLGAILALVALFTSQRVGLDPVDRVFLPVLALGFALLAASLWFFPRSASWVLPSAHALIALYLLATLAYQLLFRPNPMGLSPAAFWVPFVYFSSFLFFQTRQAVRLALLYLLTLLLLSLLGAFRGHLQPEHLNALAQFFGANLAYVGLLYMLVRIKEGYLEAQLDAYTDFLTGLRNRRYLELILERELFRVQRYGRPLALITLDLDGFKAVNDTFGHETGDRVLRALAECLEGHIRQSDRAVRLGGEEFAVLLPETELPQALALAERLRQSIADLKVPPVPSLSASFGVAQAAPTDSPLSLLKRADEALYRAKRKGKNRVEIG is encoded by the coding sequence TTGCAACCCACCCTCGAGCTTTTGGACCCCTTAAACCCCCTCCGGAGGAGGATGGCCCTCGGGCTTCTGCCCCTAGGGGCCATCCTCGCCCTGGTGGCCCTTTTTACCTCCCAAAGGGTAGGGCTGGACCCCGTGGACCGGGTCTTCCTGCCCGTTTTGGCCCTGGGCTTCGCCCTCCTCGCCGCTTCCCTTTGGTTCTTTCCCCGCTCCGCCTCCTGGGTCCTGCCCAGCGCCCACGCCCTCATCGCCCTGTACCTCCTCGCCACCCTGGCCTACCAGCTCCTCTTCCGCCCGAACCCCATGGGCCTCTCCCCCGCCGCCTTCTGGGTGCCCTTCGTCTACTTCAGCAGCTTCCTCTTCTTCCAAACCCGGCAGGCGGTGCGCCTGGCCCTTCTCTACCTCCTCACCCTCCTCCTCCTATCCCTCCTAGGGGCTTTCCGCGGCCACCTCCAACCGGAACACCTGAACGCCCTGGCCCAGTTCTTCGGGGCCAACCTGGCCTACGTGGGCCTCCTCTACATGCTGGTCCGGATCAAGGAGGGCTACCTCGAGGCCCAGCTGGACGCCTACACCGACTTCCTCACGGGCTTGCGCAACCGCCGCTACCTGGAGTTAATCCTGGAAAGGGAGCTTTTCCGGGTACAGCGCTACGGCCGCCCCCTCGCCCTCATCACCCTGGACCTGGACGGGTTCAAGGCGGTGAACGACACCTTCGGCCACGAGACCGGGGACCGGGTGCTACGGGCCTTGGCGGAGTGCTTGGAAGGGCACATCCGCCAAAGCGACCGGGCGGTGCGCTTAGGGGGCGAGGAGTTCGCCGTCCTCCTCCCGGAAACCGAACTCCCCCAGGCCCTGGCACTGGCGGAAAGGCTCCGCCAAAGCATAGCGGACCTCAAGGTTCCCCCGGTTCCTAGCCTTTCCGCCAGCTTCGGCGTGGCCCAGGCCGCCCCTACGGACTCCCCTCTCTCCCTCCTCAAGCGGGCGGACGAGGCCCTCTACCGGGCCAAGCGGAAGGGGAAGAACCGGGTGGAAATCGGCTAA
- the metK gene encoding methionine adenosyltransferase, translating into MRLVTSESVTEGHPDKLADRISDAILDALIAQDKKARVAAETLVTTGLVFVAGEITTEGYVDIPNLVRKTVREVGYTRAKYGFDADTCAVLTAIDEQSPDIAGGVNLSYEWRVLKSTDPLDRTGAGDQGLMFGYATDETPELMPLPITLAHRLTMRLAEVRKTGLLPYLRPDGKAQVTVVYEGDKPLYVKTVVVSAQHSPEVEQEQLREDLIREVVRQAIPPEYLKEGETEYLINPSGRFILGGPHADTGLTGRKIIVDTYGGAVPHGGGAFSGKDPTKVDRSASYYARYMAKNLVAAGLARRALVELAYAIGKARPVSLRVETFGTGILPDEKLTEITKKVFDPRPLAIIEELDLLRPIYTPTSAYGHFGRAGFPWEETDRVEALRREAGL; encoded by the coding sequence TTGCGGCTGGTCACGTCCGAGTCGGTCACGGAAGGGCACCCGGATAAGCTGGCGGACCGGATCTCCGACGCCATCCTGGACGCCCTCATCGCCCAGGACAAGAAGGCCCGGGTGGCGGCGGAGACGTTGGTCACCACCGGGCTCGTTTTCGTGGCGGGGGAGATCACCACGGAAGGCTATGTGGACATCCCCAACCTGGTGCGCAAGACGGTGCGCGAGGTGGGGTACACCCGGGCCAAGTACGGCTTTGACGCGGACACCTGCGCCGTGCTCACCGCCATTGACGAGCAGTCCCCGGACATCGCCGGGGGGGTCAACCTCTCCTACGAGTGGCGGGTGCTGAAGTCCACCGACCCCTTGGACCGCACCGGGGCGGGGGACCAAGGGCTCATGTTCGGGTACGCCACCGACGAGACCCCCGAGCTCATGCCCCTCCCCATCACCCTGGCCCACCGCCTCACCATGCGGCTTGCGGAGGTGCGCAAAACCGGGCTCCTCCCCTACCTGCGCCCCGACGGCAAGGCCCAGGTCACCGTGGTCTACGAGGGGGACAAGCCCCTTTACGTGAAGACCGTGGTGGTTTCCGCCCAGCACTCCCCTGAGGTGGAGCAGGAGCAGCTTAGGGAAGACCTGATCCGCGAGGTGGTGCGCCAGGCGATTCCTCCCGAGTACCTGAAGGAGGGGGAGACGGAGTACCTCATCAACCCCTCGGGCCGTTTCATCCTGGGGGGTCCCCATGCGGACACGGGCCTCACCGGGCGCAAGATCATCGTGGACACCTACGGGGGGGCGGTGCCCCACGGGGGCGGGGCCTTTAGCGGCAAGGACCCCACCAAGGTGGACCGCTCCGCCAGCTACTACGCCCGCTACATGGCCAAGAACCTCGTGGCGGCGGGGCTTGCCCGCAGGGCCTTGGTGGAGCTCGCCTACGCCATCGGCAAGGCCAGGCCCGTTTCCCTGCGAGTGGAAACCTTTGGCACCGGCATCTTGCCCGACGAGAAGCTCACGGAGATCACCAAGAAGGTCTTTGACCCGAGGCCCTTGGCCATCATTGAAGAGCTGGACCTCCTTCGGCCCATCTACACCCCCACGAGCGCCTACGGCCACTTCGGCCGCGCTGGCTTCCCCTGGGAGGAAACGGACCGGGTAGAGGCTTTGCGGCGCGAGGCGGGCCTTTAG
- the murI gene encoding glutamate racemase → MKDPKAPIGVFDSGVGGLTVLKALRHALPREDFLYFGDTARVPYGGKPLPMVRRFAWEIAGFLLRQGVKALVVACNTASSAALPDLAEDLSVPVFGVLEPAAEVARGYRKVGLIGTQATVESGAYGRYVPLAWAKACPLFVPLVEEGLWDDPVALLVARHYLEEAPKDLEALILGCTHYPFLKGTLEKVLPGVKLIDSAEATARKVAEALRQAGLLNPEGQGKVVHYVTGDPESYKALAERLGERVETLYRVSLEEL, encoded by the coding sequence GTGAAGGACCCCAAGGCCCCCATCGGCGTCTTTGACTCGGGGGTGGGCGGGCTTACCGTGCTCAAGGCCCTGCGGCACGCCCTTCCCCGGGAGGATTTCCTGTACTTCGGCGACACCGCCCGCGTGCCCTACGGGGGCAAACCCCTGCCCATGGTGCGCCGCTTCGCCTGGGAGATTGCGGGCTTCCTCCTCCGGCAAGGGGTGAAGGCCCTGGTGGTGGCCTGCAACACGGCGAGTTCCGCCGCCCTTCCCGACCTGGCCGAGGACCTTTCCGTCCCTGTCTTCGGGGTGCTGGAGCCGGCGGCGGAGGTGGCCCGGGGCTACCGCAAGGTGGGCCTCATCGGCACCCAGGCCACGGTGGAAAGCGGGGCCTACGGGCGGTACGTGCCCCTCGCCTGGGCCAAGGCCTGCCCCCTCTTCGTCCCCTTGGTGGAGGAGGGGCTTTGGGACGACCCCGTGGCCCTCCTGGTGGCCCGGCACTACCTGGAGGAAGCCCCCAAGGACCTCGAGGCCCTGATCCTGGGCTGCACCCACTACCCCTTCCTCAAGGGCACCCTGGAGAAGGTCCTCCCAGGGGTAAAGCTCATTGACTCCGCGGAGGCCACGGCCAGGAAGGTGGCGGAAGCCTTGAGGCAGGCGGGGCTTCTAAACCCGGAAGGCCAGGGAAAGGTGGTCCACTACGTCACCGGGGACCCGGAAAGCTACAAGGCCTTGGCGGAGCGGCTTGGGGAAAGGGTGGAAACCCTCTACCGGGTAAGCCTGGAAGAGCTTTAG
- a CDS encoding XTP/dITP diphosphatase, which produces MRLVLATSNPGKVRELKEGLAPLGWTLLSLADFPLRMPKEEGATFLDNALLKAAHVAKATGLPALADDSGLEVYALGGEPGVYSARYGGKATDRERNVYLLERMRHLKGEERKARFVAVLVLAYPDGHAEAYEGSVEGYILEAPRGEKGFGYDPLFYVPEAGKTFAEMDLEEKARYSHRGKALKALLEAYKEGPPPREVSKLE; this is translated from the coding sequence ATGCGCCTCGTCCTCGCCACGTCCAACCCCGGCAAGGTGCGGGAGCTTAAGGAGGGGCTCGCCCCCCTGGGCTGGACCCTCCTTTCCCTGGCCGACTTCCCCTTGCGCATGCCCAAGGAGGAGGGGGCCACCTTCCTGGACAACGCCCTCCTCAAGGCCGCCCACGTGGCCAAGGCCACGGGGCTTCCCGCCTTGGCGGACGATTCGGGCCTCGAGGTCTACGCCCTGGGAGGGGAACCGGGGGTCTACTCCGCCCGCTACGGGGGTAAGGCAACCGACCGGGAACGGAACGTCTACCTCCTGGAAAGGATGCGCCACCTGAAGGGGGAGGAGCGCAAGGCCCGCTTCGTGGCCGTCCTGGTCCTGGCCTACCCCGACGGGCACGCCGAGGCCTACGAGGGGAGCGTGGAGGGGTACATCCTGGAAGCCCCTAGGGGGGAGAAGGGCTTTGGCTACGACCCCCTCTTCTACGTCCCCGAGGCGGGAAAGACCTTCGCCGAGATGGACCTGGAGGAAAAGGCCCGCTACTCCCACCGGGGCAAGGCGCTTAAAGCCCTGCTGGAAGCGTACAAGGAGGGGCCACCCCCGCGGGAAGTTTCCAAGTTGGAATGA
- a CDS encoding maltose ABC transporter substrate-binding protein, whose translation MRKLLAVLALGLSLALAQGKITVWTHFGGPELEWLKAQAQAFEKTSGTKVEVVEVPFGDIKQKFILGAPQGQAADLVVSIPHDWLGEMAQAGVLEPMGKYVTQTYLADLQPVAVEAFTFGGRLMGLPAFAESVALIYNKKYVKEAPKTWEEFLSLAQRLTTGSTFGFLYNIGDPYFNFGFFKAFGADNAFGKDAKGNLDPSRLLLGGEVGEKALQFIKDLRFRYNLVPEGVDYGVADGAFKDGALAMIINGPWALGDYKKAKIDFGIAPFPTPPGAKNPWGPFLGVQGVVVNAYSKNKTAAVNFAKTLITGKNLVSFNQAGGRIPVSKSAAKTLEKDPVVAGFSRVFALGTPMPNIPEMGKVWGPWGNAISLAIQRPDSNVKKIVEDMVAEIKKAIGR comes from the coding sequence ATGAGAAAGCTCCTGGCGGTTTTGGCCCTCGGGCTCTCCCTGGCCTTGGCCCAGGGAAAGATCACGGTCTGGACCCACTTTGGCGGCCCTGAGCTGGAATGGCTCAAGGCCCAAGCCCAGGCCTTTGAGAAGACCTCCGGCACCAAGGTGGAGGTGGTGGAGGTCCCCTTCGGGGACATCAAGCAGAAGTTCATCCTGGGTGCCCCCCAAGGGCAAGCGGCGGACCTGGTGGTCTCTATCCCCCATGACTGGCTTGGGGAGATGGCCCAGGCGGGGGTGCTGGAGCCCATGGGCAAGTACGTGACCCAAACCTACCTGGCTGACCTGCAGCCTGTGGCGGTGGAAGCCTTCACCTTTGGGGGCAGGCTCATGGGCCTGCCCGCCTTCGCCGAGAGCGTGGCCCTCATCTACAACAAGAAGTACGTGAAGGAAGCCCCCAAGACCTGGGAAGAGTTTCTGAGCCTGGCGCAAAGGCTCACCACCGGCTCCACCTTCGGCTTCCTCTACAACATCGGGGACCCCTACTTCAACTTTGGCTTCTTCAAGGCCTTTGGGGCGGACAACGCCTTCGGCAAGGACGCCAAGGGCAACCTGGACCCGTCTAGGCTCCTCCTGGGGGGTGAGGTAGGGGAGAAGGCCCTCCAATTCATCAAGGACCTCCGCTTCCGCTACAACCTGGTGCCCGAAGGGGTGGACTACGGCGTGGCCGATGGGGCCTTCAAGGACGGGGCCTTGGCCATGATCATCAACGGGCCTTGGGCGCTTGGGGACTACAAGAAGGCCAAGATTGACTTCGGCATCGCCCCCTTCCCCACGCCGCCCGGGGCCAAGAACCCCTGGGGGCCCTTCCTTGGGGTCCAGGGCGTGGTGGTGAACGCCTACTCCAAGAACAAGACCGCCGCCGTCAACTTCGCCAAAACCCTGATCACCGGCAAGAACCTGGTTTCCTTCAACCAGGCGGGCGGGCGCATCCCCGTGTCCAAGAGCGCCGCCAAGACCCTGGAGAAAGACCCGGTGGTGGCCGGCTTCTCCAGGGTCTTCGCCCTGGGCACCCCCATGCCCAACATCCCCGAGATGGGCAAGGTCTGGGGCCCCTGGGGGAACGCCATCAGCCTGGCCATCCAGCGGCCCGACTCCAACGTGAAGAAGATCGTGGAGGACATGGTGGCCGAGATCAAGAAGGCCATCGGTAGGTAA
- a CDS encoding ABC transporter permease subunit, giving the protein MKHPPGLKGFLWALGLLLGLLLLATGVGILGYFALEAYLAPPGWTILVLALLVLLPGAVALGRLFPWLSDWYYFLPALSFLLVFTLYPIGLTVYLAFTDYSGQKNGFPDRSTETRVLEQEGKRLVLEEPVAEALRCDPCQGESVEVYAEGHRGRARILEAEGNTLVLDRTPPFRAEFVAKVNAFRFVGLKNFAFIFSQASQALLPVFVWNVIFAGSTVLLNALLGLILGLILNNKALKLRNFYRTVLIVSWALPGVITVQVWVALLNYNFGAINRLLGVLGVYPIPWLNDPDWAKVAILLVNLWLGFPYMMTATLGALSTIPDELYEAAKVDGATPWQALWGITLPLLEKPMVPILLSSFAFNFNNFYIIYLLTGGGPAQEGRLATAQATDILISWAYKTAFSAEGQSAYGLGAAISLLIFAITVAISLVNFRLTGALREVR; this is encoded by the coding sequence ATGAAACACCCACCGGGTCTAAAAGGCTTCCTCTGGGCCCTGGGGCTCCTTTTGGGCCTTCTCCTCCTGGCCACGGGAGTCGGGATTCTAGGGTACTTCGCCCTCGAGGCCTACCTGGCCCCCCCAGGCTGGACCATCCTGGTCCTCGCCCTCCTGGTCCTCCTGCCCGGGGCCGTGGCCTTGGGACGGCTATTCCCCTGGCTTTCGGACTGGTATTACTTCCTGCCCGCCCTCTCCTTCCTTTTGGTCTTTACCCTCTACCCCATCGGCCTCACCGTCTACCTGGCCTTCACGGACTACTCGGGGCAGAAAAACGGCTTCCCCGACCGCTCCACGGAAACCCGGGTGCTGGAGCAGGAAGGCAAGAGGCTCGTCCTGGAAGAACCCGTGGCCGAGGCCCTGCGCTGCGACCCCTGCCAGGGCGAATCCGTGGAGGTCTACGCCGAGGGGCACCGGGGGCGGGCGCGGATCCTGGAGGCGGAGGGGAACACCCTGGTCCTGGACCGCACCCCTCCCTTCCGGGCGGAGTTCGTGGCCAAGGTGAACGCCTTCCGTTTCGTGGGCCTTAAGAACTTCGCCTTCATCTTTTCCCAGGCAAGCCAAGCCCTCCTGCCCGTTTTTGTGTGGAACGTGATTTTCGCCGGGAGCACCGTGCTTTTGAACGCCCTTCTCGGCCTCATCCTGGGCCTCATCCTGAACAACAAGGCCCTCAAGCTCCGCAACTTCTACCGTACGGTGCTCATCGTTTCCTGGGCCCTGCCTGGCGTCATCACCGTGCAGGTCTGGGTAGCCCTTTTGAACTACAACTTCGGGGCCATCAACCGGCTTCTGGGGGTCCTGGGCGTCTACCCCATCCCCTGGCTCAACGACCCGGACTGGGCCAAGGTGGCCATCCTCCTGGTAAACCTTTGGCTGGGCTTCCCCTACATGATGACCGCCACCTTGGGCGCCCTCTCCACCATCCCCGACGAGCTCTACGAGGCGGCCAAGGTGGACGGGGCCACCCCCTGGCAGGCCCTTTGGGGCATCACCCTTCCCCTCTTGGAAAAACCCATGGTGCCCATTTTGCTCTCCTCCTTCGCCTTCAACTTCAACAACTTCTACATCATCTACCTCCTCACGGGCGGCGGCCCCGCCCAGGAAGGGAGGCTGGCCACGGCCCAGGCCACGGACATCCTCATCTCCTGGGCCTACAAAACGGCCTTTAGCGCCGAAGGGCAGTCGGCCTACGGCCTGGGGGCGGCCATCAGCCTCCTCATCTTCGCCATCACCGTGGCCATCAGCCTGGTGAACTTCCGCCTCACGGGGGCCTTGAGGGAGGTGCGGTAG
- a CDS encoding sugar ABC transporter permease — protein MRRLLGFLLTGLALYGVYWFAAHRLFDEGSYRKQVAFGSVFVPYGFAYALLGLLGLVVLVLLYSLLYTALANRLQGRKRSPWPLFWQGVTHLFLWVLILLVYYPVVQVVAASFDPTNNLFSFRKPNTGFLLLDAKVIPYLPEPSWENYAALVRGVVLYPYQVGLLLLAGLSLLGVALIGLLRRLLPEAEWMDFWQSRLLLALALFVFLLALFLSPKQFTGQGTETKFLLWVRNTFLISGLTGLLAILLTATAGYAFARFRHLPGRYPLLLFFIFVQMFPGFLALVAIYYLLSRLDLLNTFTGLVLAYSGGIISFGTWVYKGYLESISPSLEEAAMVDGATRWQVFTKILLPLSAPMFVFIFLLQFVGTYSEFVLANLVLTGVESWNVGVGLRSFTTGQFQTKWGIFAAASVLGSLPILFLFYGFQQYFVSGYTAGAVKE, from the coding sequence ATGCGGCGGCTTCTCGGGTTTCTCCTCACCGGCCTAGCCCTGTACGGGGTCTACTGGTTTGCGGCCCACCGCCTCTTTGACGAAGGGTCTTACCGAAAGCAGGTGGCCTTTGGCAGCGTCTTCGTGCCCTACGGCTTTGCCTACGCCCTTTTGGGGCTTTTGGGCCTCGTGGTTTTGGTCCTCCTCTATAGCCTCCTCTACACCGCCCTCGCCAACCGCCTGCAGGGGCGAAAGCGGAGCCCCTGGCCCCTCTTTTGGCAAGGGGTTACCCACCTCTTCCTCTGGGTCCTCATCCTCCTCGTCTACTACCCCGTGGTCCAGGTGGTGGCGGCGAGCTTTGACCCCACCAACAACCTCTTTAGCTTCCGCAAGCCGAACACGGGCTTTCTCCTCCTGGACGCCAAGGTGATCCCCTACCTGCCCGAGCCCTCCTGGGAAAACTACGCCGCCTTGGTCCGGGGCGTGGTCCTTTACCCCTACCAGGTGGGGCTTCTCCTCCTGGCGGGGCTTTCCCTTCTCGGGGTAGCCCTCATTGGCCTCCTCCGCCGCCTCCTACCGGAAGCGGAGTGGATGGATTTCTGGCAAAGCCGGCTTCTCCTCGCCTTGGCCCTTTTCGTCTTCCTCCTTGCCCTTTTCCTTTCCCCCAAGCAGTTCACCGGGCAGGGGACGGAAACCAAGTTCCTCCTTTGGGTGCGGAACACCTTCCTCATCTCCGGGCTCACGGGGCTTTTGGCGATCCTCCTCACCGCCACCGCCGGCTACGCCTTCGCCCGCTTCCGCCACCTGCCCGGGCGCTACCCCCTGCTCCTCTTCTTCATCTTCGTGCAGATGTTCCCGGGGTTCTTGGCCCTGGTGGCCATCTACTACCTGCTCTCCCGGTTGGACCTCCTGAACACCTTCACCGGCCTCGTCCTGGCCTATTCCGGGGGGATTATCAGCTTCGGCACCTGGGTGTACAAGGGGTACCTGGAGAGCATCAGCCCAAGCCTCGAGGAGGCGGCCATGGTGGACGGGGCCACGCGGTGGCAGGTCTTCACGAAGATCCTCCTCCCCCTTTCCGCCCCCATGTTCGTCTTCATCTTCCTCCTCCAGTTCGTGGGCACCTACTCGGAGTTCGTCCTGGCCAACCTGGTCCTCACGGGGGTGGAGAGCTGGAACGTGGGCGTGGGGCTTAGGAGCTTCACCACGGGGCAGTTCCAGACCAAATGGGGCATCTTCGCCGCGGCGAGCGTTTTGGGCTCCTTGCCCATCCTCTTCCTCTTCTACGGCTTCCAGCAGTACTTCGTATCCGGCTACACGGCGGGGGCGGTGAAGGAATGA
- a CDS encoding glycoside hydrolase family 13 protein: MTHHDLEHVHPPFPDLGEEVELFLETPAREGLLVYEKDGELHEKPLTPWEGGLKARVFVHTSPFRYCFRLPEGYLGSHGLEKNLPRYDRFFHLLAGSPPPSWALGAVFYQIFPDRFRQGRPELAPREGAWLYGGKPIRKKAWHEPPGEEGALEFYGGDLFGVLEALPYLEALGVEVLYLTPIFRSPSSHRYDTEDYLEVDPHLGGEEALRALYQALEARGMRLVLDGVYNHVGATHPWFQKAWANPEAPERGMFTFYPDGTYASFFGLGHMPKLDYASPLTQERFVHSPKAPIRHWLRLAHGWRLDVAHAIGEGGTNRKNAHWLRALARAAKEEREDALVLGELSYDATPTLRAHTLDGAMHYAGFAHPVMEWLSGRDVHGRAVALEAEETLETLLDHYQALPLQVRHAMYTFVSSHDIPRALWRLRGDVERFKLAYALLFAFPGSPAIYYGDEVGLSQANPYGLWRGDPYCRAPFPWDEKLWNREIHAFLKRLVALKKRHPALRRGSLLPLPASKGTLAFRRRYGGEEVWAFFSPEGARLALPRGVDLLTGNEVEGEVEASYLLFQPLQ, translated from the coding sequence ATGACCCATCACGACCTGGAACACGTCCACCCTCCCTTCCCGGACCTGGGGGAAGAGGTGGAGCTTTTCCTGGAAACCCCGGCGAGGGAAGGGCTTCTCGTTTACGAGAAGGACGGGGAGCTTCACGAAAAGCCCCTGACGCCTTGGGAAGGGGGCCTGAAAGCCAGGGTCTTCGTTCACACAAGCCCTTTTCGCTACTGTTTCCGCCTGCCCGAGGGGTACCTGGGAAGCCACGGCCTGGAAAAAAACCTCCCCCGATACGACCGCTTCTTCCACCTCCTGGCGGGGTCCCCGCCCCCCAGCTGGGCCCTGGGAGCGGTTTTCTACCAAATCTTCCCCGACCGTTTCCGCCAGGGCCGGCCGGAGTTGGCCCCTAGGGAAGGGGCCTGGCTTTACGGGGGGAAGCCCATCCGGAAGAAGGCCTGGCACGAGCCCCCAGGGGAAGAGGGCGCCTTGGAGTTCTACGGGGGAGACCTGTTTGGGGTCTTGGAGGCCCTCCCCTACCTAGAGGCGCTCGGCGTGGAGGTCCTCTACCTCACCCCCATCTTCCGAAGCCCCAGCAGCCACCGCTACGATACCGAGGACTACCTGGAGGTGGACCCCCACCTGGGTGGGGAAGAGGCCTTGCGGGCCCTCTACCAAGCCTTAGAGGCCCGGGGGATGCGCCTGGTGCTGGATGGGGTCTACAACCACGTGGGGGCCACCCACCCCTGGTTCCAAAAGGCCTGGGCAAACCCCGAGGCCCCGGAGCGGGGCATGTTCACCTTCTACCCCGACGGCACCTACGCCAGCTTCTTTGGCCTCGGCCACATGCCCAAACTGGACTACGCCTCCCCCCTCACCCAGGAGCGCTTTGTCCATAGCCCCAAAGCCCCCATCCGCCACTGGCTCCGCCTCGCCCACGGCTGGCGGCTGGACGTGGCCCACGCCATCGGGGAAGGGGGCACCAACCGCAAGAACGCCCATTGGCTAAGGGCCTTGGCCCGGGCAGCCAAGGAGGAGAGGGAGGACGCCTTGGTCCTTGGGGAGCTTTCCTACGACGCCACCCCCACCCTCAGGGCCCACACCCTGGACGGGGCCATGCACTACGCCGGCTTCGCCCACCCGGTGATGGAGTGGCTTTCGGGGCGGGACGTGCACGGCCGGGCGGTGGCGTTGGAAGCGGAGGAGACCCTGGAAACCCTCCTGGACCACTACCAGGCCCTACCCCTCCAGGTGCGCCACGCCATGTACACCTTCGTCTCCTCCCACGACATCCCCCGGGCCCTTTGGCGGCTTCGGGGAGACGTGGAGCGCTTTAAGCTGGCCTACGCCCTCCTCTTCGCCTTCCCGGGAAGCCCCGCCATCTACTACGGGGACGAGGTGGGGCTTTCCCAAGCCAACCCCTACGGCCTCTGGCGGGGCGACCCCTACTGCCGCGCCCCCTTCCCTTGGGACGAGAAGCTTTGGAACCGGGAGATCCACGCCTTCCTGAAACGGCTCGTCGCCCTCAAGAAGCGCCATCCCGCCCTGCGCCGGGGAAGCCTCCTGCCCCTTCCCGCCTCCAAGGGAACCTTGGCCTTCCGGAGGCGGTATGGGGGAGAGGAGGTCTGGGCCTTTTTCTCCCCAGAAGGGGCCCGGCTTGCCCTGCCCCGGGGGGTGGACCTCCTCACGGGAAACGAGGTGGAGGGGGAAGTGGAGGCCTCCTACCTCCTCTTCCAGCCCTTACAATGA